The nucleotide sequence ACTAGATTTGCTCTCTCTAATGTATTGTGATATCTTACACGTCATTTAATCCCTTGTTACTGTCTTGTGGTTGTGGCCTATAAAATCATGAAGCAATTTTGTGCAGTCAGCTTTTGATTTGGTGCCATGGTAAGGTGAAGCAATTAAAAATGATTTATGTTTTGTAAAGTTGCATTGGACAACTTTTTTGTAGCTTATAGTCCTCAAGATATTCATATCAAAGCTTAGACTGTCTAACTTTTGAAGGACCTGCTTAAAGCCTCTTGCCCTGTATTTTTGGGAAACTTTTGGCATACATATAGTTTCATGTATAGTATCAATTAGCCAATGTTTGTAGCAAATGAGCATCAGTCGCCAAGTAACACAATATTGCGTTGTTTGATAATACATGCACAATCATGTTAGATAGATGGTTTGCTTTAAGAACTCATTTATGTTCATCGAATATACATTTGTTCCTGGTGTCGAAAAGGATTATATTTTATGCTGCTCTGAGCCAGCACAATACGAGTTCCCTATAGTTCAAAGTTCCAACTCTGATGTATTCTTGTTCCTTTTGTCTTGTCATATTTTTTGCTGCTGCCTTACTTTCTTCACAATATATTTGTGTAGAAGGGCAAGAGACCGGGACAAGTATTGAACCCAACAAAAGCCAAAATATTGCATGGGAGCTGGCAAACAAGTTACACGAGAACGCGCAGCGTATCCACACCATACTGAACTGAAGAGGCCGACCAAGATGGTGGCCAGAACCATGCTCTTGGTGGTTTGATGCTGCCTGATGCAATGGAGGCCACCCGCCAAAAAGCCGATGAGCTGATCAAGTCGCTAGGCGGGCTTGTCAGCTACCTGAACCAATTCACCGAGCTGGTCAAGGAAACTGGGTTCGAGAACATCGCTGGTATGACCTGATGCACGAGACGCAGCCACACAGGCCTCCTTTGGAGGATTAGATGATCATGCTGCTTAACGTCTTAGAGCTGTAGTTTCTCTGTGTCGTCCTTCATCTTCGTAAATATGCAGCACTGTATAACGACCGCCCAGCCCGTGTGGTGTAGGGTTTGTAGCAGACACTGTTAGGTGCCTTGACAGCACCGCTGTTATGGGCTTCTGGCCCTTGATTACTGAGATCAGATGCTCACATCTGTTGTCTGGCGTTCCTTTCAGTTCTGGCCCTGAAAATCCCTGATGGTGAGAGATCAGATGCCTCAATTTGGTAGCAGTAGCAGATGTTCTCAGATGCATCACATATTCACATGTGAGATATAAGATGGGTGGGTGATGAGGCTGTAGTAATTTGGGATTAAACCAGAATGTTGCGAGGCTGGTGTCCTGGGGACATGGCATCTGTTGTTGCTGACAAAAATGAACCATGAACTGGCCAAGGCTAAAACCTGCTCTCGCAGCCAACTCCAACCACGAATGACACAGAAACCGGCCGCAGCGACAGACACAACAGACGCTGCGTGTCTGCCGTATCTTCTCCCGCCTATTCTTAGGCTCTCTACCTCCCTCCCCACCCGGCGTCGCGACCCATCACCGCATTTCCTCTCCCCGccacctcctctctcctctccatTCTCTTGACCCATGCACACGCGGGACGCGTAGCTTCGCCCTCGCCTCCTCCCACGACGACGCGCACGGGCGTGCGTGCATGCGGCGAGCGGTCACAGCCCCTCCCGCAAGGCGACCACCGCCGCGCGCGTGAAGACACCGGCTCGCCTCGGCTCGGTTCGTCTCGTCTCGTCGGACGACTCGCTCGGCGCCGCCCGCGTCCCCATGGCGCGGCCGCGGCCGCACGGCCACATCGTCCGCGTCCCCTTCGCCCTCGTCTTCGCCTTCGCCTCTACCGTCCTCCTGTCGCCGGCCGCGGAGGGCGTCCAGGAGGGCGACGTGCTGATCGCGTTCCGGGACACGCTGCGCAGGCCGGACGGCGCGCCGCCGGGCCCGCTGCGGAACTGGGGCACCCCGGGCCCGTGCCAGGGCAACTCCTCCTCCTGGTACGGCGTGTCGTGCCACGGCAACGGCTCCGTGCAGGGCCTGCAGCTGGAGCGGCTCGGCCTGGCGGGGAGCGCGCCCGACCTGGCCGTCCTCGCCGTGCTCCCGGGCCTTCGCGCGCTCAGCCTCTCCGACAACGCGCTCACCGGCGCCTTCCCCAACGTGTCCGCGCTCGCCGTGCTCAAGATGCTCTACCTGTCGAGAAACCGCCTGTCGGGCGTCATCCCCGAGGGCACGTTCCACCCCATGCGCGGCCTCCGCAAGCTGCACCTCTCCTCCAACGAGTTCTCCGGGCCCGTCCCGGAGTCCATCACCTCGCCGCGCCTGCTGGAGCTGTCGCTCGCCAACAACCACTTCGAAGGCCCGCTGCCGGACTTCTCCCAGCCGGAGCTCAGGTTCGTCGACGTCTCCAACAACAACCTGTCCGGACCCATTCCGGTAGGGCTCAGCCGCTTCAACGCAAGCATGTTCGCAGGTAGcatatcgatcgatcgatcgattctCGCTCGCCTCATCTATCTTTAGTTTTCTTTCCGGCGAAATCCTCTCGATGTCTTGTTGACGAACTACGACGATCTGCATGCGCTTCAGGCAACAAGCTCCTCTGCGGCAAACCACTAGAGGTGGAATGCGACAGCTCGGGGTCGCCGCGCACCGGCATGTCGACCATGATGAAGATCGCCATCGCGCTCATCATCCTCGGCGTGCTGCTCTGCGCCACGGGCATCGCCTCGGGCGCCCTCGGCCGCCGGAAAAGAAGGCCGAGGCGCGCGGCCGCCGAGAGGCTGGCCAGCGGCGACCAGACGCCCTCCAACCCGAAGCTCAACACCGCGCCGGCCGTCAACATCGAGAACGcggccagcaccagccagccgcGCGCCGCTGCCACGGCCGGAGCGGCCGGGGgcggggccgccgccgccgccgcggggaaGCGCCCGCGCCGCGACGAGCACGGGCGGCTGGTGTTCATCCAGGAGGGCCGCACCCGGTTCGAGATCGAGGACCTGCTCCGGGCGTCCGCCGAGGTGCTGGGCAGCGGCAACTTCGGGTCGTCGTACAAGGCGACGCTCTGCGAGGGCCCCGCCGTGGTGGTGAAGCGGTTCAAAGACATGAACGGCGTCGGGCGGGAGGACTTCTCGGAGCACATGCGCCGCCTCGGCCGCCTCGCCCACCCCAACCTCCTGCCTCTCGTCGCCTACCTCTACAAGAAGGAGGAGAAGCTCCTCGTTACCGATTACATCGTCAATGGCAGCCTCGCGCAGCTCCTCCATGGTATGGTGCTCTCCTACAATACTTAGAACAAGAAAATGAAATGAATATAGCTGGGTGATTGATTCATTCTGACGAACTTGAACTTGATGATGATCAGGTAACAAAGGGTCGCTCTTGGACTGGGGGAAGCGTCTGCGGATCATCAAGGGCGCGGCGCGGGGGCTGGCGCACCTGTACGACGAGCTGCCGATGCTGACGGTGCCGCACGGGCACCTCA is from Miscanthus floridulus cultivar M001 chromosome 7, ASM1932011v1, whole genome shotgun sequence and encodes:
- the LOC136462793 gene encoding pollen receptor-like kinase 5 — translated: MARPRPHGHIVRVPFALVFAFASTVLLSPAAEGVQEGDVLIAFRDTLRRPDGAPPGPLRNWGTPGPCQGNSSSWYGVSCHGNGSVQGLQLERLGLAGSAPDLAVLAVLPGLRALSLSDNALTGAFPNVSALAVLKMLYLSRNRLSGVIPEGTFHPMRGLRKLHLSSNEFSGPVPESITSPRLLELSLANNHFEGPLPDFSQPELRFVDVSNNNLSGPIPVGLSRFNASMFAGNKLLCGKPLEVECDSSGSPRTGMSTMMKIAIALIILGVLLCATGIASGALGRRKRRPRRAAAERLASGDQTPSNPKLNTAPAVNIENAASTSQPRAAATAGAAGGGAAAAAAGKRPRRDEHGRLVFIQEGRTRFEIEDLLRASAEVLGSGNFGSSYKATLCEGPAVVVKRFKDMNGVGREDFSEHMRRLGRLAHPNLLPLVAYLYKKEEKLLVTDYIVNGSLAQLLHGNKGSLLDWGKRLRIIKGAARGLAHLYDELPMLTVPHGHLKSSNVLLDGAFEAVLSDYALVPVVTAQIAAQVMVAYKAPEGIAPQGKPSKKSDVWSLGILILEILTGKFPANYLRQGRQGNADLAGWVQSVVTEERTGEVFDKDITGARGCEADMVKLLQVGLACCDADVERRWDLKTVIARIDEIREPDAAASDSSSS